The genomic interval CAATAAAGTTGTAGAACCTATGATTGAAATGGCTAAAGAATACACATCCCCTTCCATTGAGAGGTCAGTTCTTTTAAGAATGGGTTTTAATTCATTACAATCAAAAGCTATTGTAGATAAGTGTTTAGAGTTAGATATTTTAGGAAAGGGAGCAGGTCATATAGTTTTAAGATTAGCTAATGAAGAAAATATTCCTTACAAAGAAGCTGGAGAAAAATTAGTTAGTGGACAATTAGTAGATAAAGTAAAAGAAATTTTTAAATAATTAAAAAGGAGATTTGAAATTGGGAGATTCAGAATTTAAATATAAATATAGATTAAAGCAAGATGAAAAGATAGATGTTTTAGAAATATTGAAGGATTTGGATAAATATAAGCCCAGGAGGAAAGGTTGGACCTGGAGAAAGAAACTTCCAAAGGGAACTTTAGTAGGACCATTTGTATATAACCAAATTTCAGAAAATTTAGAAAACAGTCAACCTCTTCCAGCAGCTCATTATTTTAAAAATATTGACCCTCAACCTGATTGCATAATAACATCTGAAATAGCTTCAGGAAGATTTGAAGATGATATAAGAAGATTCAGAATGGCAGCATATCATGGTGCTGACCATATAATGGTTATAAGAACAGCAGGACAAAGTCATTTTGATGGTTTAATTGAAGGCACACCTGAAGGGGTAGGTGGTGTTCCAATTACAAGAAAACAGGTAAGGGCTTCAAGAAAAGCATTAGATTTGATTGAGGATGAAGTTGGAAGACCAATTAATTTTCATTCTTATGTAAGTGGAGTTGCTGGACCGGAAATAGCGGTATTATTTAATGAAGAAGGTGTAAATGGAGCTCATCAGGATCCACAATATAATATATTATATAGAGGAATTAACATGTACCGTTCTTTTGTTGATGCTGCTGAGGCTAAGAAAATAATGGCTAATGCTAAAATGCTTCAGATTGATGGTGCTCATAATGCCAATGCTACTGCCAAGGAAGCATGGAA from Actinomycetota bacterium carries:
- a CDS encoding ornithine aminomutase subunit alpha, which produces MQREDDFKIRRKKIKELSDKELKERFWDLANKVVEPMIEMAKEYTSPSIERSVLLRMGFNSLQSKAIVDKCLELDILGKGAGHIVLRLANEENIPYKEAGEKLVSGQLVDKVKEIFK